The Ornithodoros turicata isolate Travis chromosome 7, ASM3712646v1, whole genome shotgun sequence genome includes a region encoding these proteins:
- the LOC135401712 gene encoding protein kinase C-like 3, with translation MSKDKQKVSISKLLYEQHGQHSQSSVSEDGARRQEAPGAPQNTPPGPPTPTRSMLPPPPLRKDETIGAEASPRRIGHPVHKSQPSTGDDEERWTSPSIPFGGPTDTEGTPPGELSFVDNQRLRTIKREPPMRTESLLERRPRTTEEQSDIDRQKQDPVLREAAQRLVDFVIKEAADCAKVISVQKAVPRPAGEQGSLLKWDKGRRDGRYGISLPNVVISLVSDEAREMESAAPREQFDIKDSMLSLAKKKKLLSRLWRGRGATPVASPVSGSMLTQSLPAEEEKGGRASRTSSRSAWRSVSFVQHLLEMPRSHNVLEWSFSKIVVIDIIRNRKDDLVCSARHTFSGEWAILKIVWKKRWKLFSRGRAIARERKTWDAVSSCQFIVGLKSFFSTSRCYCFVAEYYEGCTLQSLLDEGALRDDVIVKLMSQITYAIKYIHDRDLMFRNLSPHNILVDMHGTARLFDFGFCSAGKSSSSRVGSIPYMAPEVLRMEVYDKASDYWSLGILIYVMYVRHTPMSIYSAKTNLDHWVDRAYMYQYAEVVPIILPTHLHDTAKSLISDLLVERPRLRIGCRSTGFFELMKHPYFKGVDWEAFGKKKKLTTRNAPRGRVRVGFV, from the exons ATGTCGAAAGACAA ACAAAAGGTTTCTATTTCGAAGTTACTGTACGAACAGCATGGTCAACATTCACAATCGAGCGTCTCCGAAGACGGCGCTAGGCGACAAGAAGCGCCAGGAGCACCGCAAAACACACCACCAGGTCCGCCAACTCCAACTCGGTCAATGTTGCCACCTCCTCCCCTGCGAAAG GATGAGACAATAGGGGCGGAGGCATCCCCTCGCCGAATCGGTCACCCTGTCCACAAATCACAACCGTCTACAGGAGACGATGAAGAACGCTGGACGTCTCCTTCCATTCCATTCGGCGGTCCCACTGACACCGAGGGGACGCCACCAGGCGAACTCTCCTTTGTAGACAATCAAAGATTGCGTACTATAAAGCGGGAACCTCCCATGAGAACG GAGTCTTTACTGGAACGGAGGCCACGGACCACCGAGGAGCAGTCCGATATTGACAGGCAAAAGCAGGACCCAGTTCTACGGGAAGCCGCTCAGCGTCTAGTTGACTTCGTCATCAAG GAGGCCGCAGACTGTGCCAAAGTGATCAGTGTCCAGAAGGCTGTGCCAAGGCCAGCTGGAGAACAAGGATCTCTTCTCAAATGGGATAAAGGAAGACGAGAC GGTCGCTACGGGATTTCTTTGCCCAATGTCGTCATAAGCCTAGTATCTGACGAAGCCAGAGAGATGGAATCGGCAGCACCCAGAGAACAGTTTGACATAAAAGATTCTATGCTGTCTCTAGCCAAGAAGAAGAAACTGCTGTCGCGCCTATGGCGTGGTCGAGGCGCAACACCCGTGGCGTCACCTGTCTCGGGATCAATGTTGACTCAGAGTCTTCCTGCGGAGGAAGAAAAAGGAGGCAGAGCCAGCAGAACGAGCTCCAGGTCTGCTTGGAGAAGTGTCTCGTTCGTGCAGCATTTACTG GAGATGCCGCGGAGCCATAACGTGCTCGAGTGGTCATTCTCAAAGATCGTCGTCATCGACATAATTCGAAACCGCAAGGACGACCTGGTCTGCAGCGCACGTCATACATTCTCCGGGGAATGGGCCATCCTTAAGATCGTGTGGAAGAAGCGATGGAAATTATTCTCT AGAGGTCGCGCCATTGCTAGAGAGCGCAAGACATGGGACGCCGTGTCGTCGTGCCAGTTCATCGTGGGCCTCAAGAGTTTCTTCTCGACTTCACGATG CTACTGCTTTGTAGCAGAATATTACGAGGGCTGCACACTGCAGAGCCTTCTGGATGAGGGCGCCCTGAGGGACGACGTCATTGTCAAGTTGATGTCCCAGATCACTTACGCCATCAAGTACATCCATGACAGGG ACTTGATGTTCCGCAACTTGTCACCGCATAACATCCTGGTGGACATGCATGGAACTGCACGACTGTTCGATTTTGGGTTTTGCTCC GCTGGCAAGTCATCGAGCAGCCGTGTGGGCTCCATTCCCTATATGGCACCTGAAGTACTACGAATGGAAGTGTACG ACAAGGCCTCAGACTACTGGTCGCTGGGGATTCTGATCTACGTAATGTACGTCCGCCATACGCCCATGTCCATCTACTCGGCCAAGACTAACCTGGATCACTGGGTGGACAGGGCATATATGTATCAAT ATGCGGAAGTTGTGCCCATCATTCTACCAACTCATCTTCACGACACAGCAAAGAGCCTCATCTCTGATCTCCTTGTCGAG AGGCCACGACTACGCATCGGTTGTCGCTCCACAGGGTTTTTCGAGCTCATGAAGCATCCTTACTTCAAGGGCGTTGATTGGGAGGCCTTCGGAAA GAAGAAGAAACTGACCACCCGAAACGCCCCAAGAGGTCGTGTTCGCGTCGGATTTGTCTAG